A region of Subdoligranulum variabile DNA encodes the following proteins:
- a CDS encoding glucosyltransferase domain-containing protein produces MQWWKLEAPERRRFALLAGGGLIYVLPILLADRYYQDDLARAVYGAGGWVGDGRPLTEWIMELLAGGGSTVIDVSPLPLLLGVAVLAYAMTLYARQAFPALRGSALATVSLGFVLTNPFALANLSYKFDCLTMLLAVAICFVLYALPATLGGPRLAVAGAVCAVLVMSLYQPGAGMFLVLAGVWGVFWLVDWLGSGEPLRGRLPCLWPEVWRLGGIGAGALVYLKGIAPRLMNQEGWQQNASQTVGGIGALRTMVSHLLEGARYIETRLLQFPVAYRTALLLAVAGAVAAALWRFWRQSKAAPVRKLLGCLLLLAAPFAVLLASYLPLTALQSVPFAPRLLLAAGGAMLFIGLLWLRALPHRRAVAGVLLGACLFCQFCYGYAYGNALKCQKDYEVYLVTQIAHDCETINSAETYDQLSFMGDPPSPRQMQQFTNMYPLFGELILPYFNNSNWIGGAWVYHYLQHGLKIVDLTDADKAACTDENRLLQNSLYDCYRSGNKILISFR; encoded by the coding sequence ATGCAATGGTGGAAACTGGAGGCCCCGGAGCGGCGGCGCTTTGCGCTGCTGGCAGGGGGCGGCCTGATCTATGTGCTGCCCATTCTCCTGGCAGACCGGTATTATCAGGATGATCTGGCCCGGGCAGTGTATGGCGCCGGCGGTTGGGTCGGGGACGGCCGTCCCCTTACCGAGTGGATCATGGAACTGTTGGCGGGCGGCGGTAGCACGGTGATCGATGTGTCCCCGCTGCCTCTGCTGCTTGGGGTGGCGGTGCTGGCCTATGCCATGACGCTCTATGCCCGGCAGGCGTTCCCGGCTCTGCGCGGCAGCGCTCTTGCCACGGTGTCGTTGGGGTTCGTGCTGACAAATCCTTTTGCTCTGGCCAATCTTTCCTATAAATTTGACTGCCTGACCATGCTGCTGGCGGTGGCGATTTGTTTTGTGCTCTACGCTCTGCCGGCAACCCTTGGCGGCCCCCGGCTGGCGGTGGCCGGGGCGGTGTGTGCGGTACTTGTGATGAGTCTGTACCAGCCCGGTGCCGGGATGTTTCTGGTGCTGGCGGGCGTTTGGGGTGTGTTCTGGCTTGTGGACTGGCTGGGCAGCGGGGAACCGCTGCGTGGACGTTTGCCCTGCCTTTGGCCGGAAGTCTGGCGCCTGGGCGGGATTGGAGCAGGGGCTCTGGTTTACCTGAAAGGCATCGCGCCCCGGCTGATGAATCAGGAAGGATGGCAGCAGAATGCCTCCCAGACGGTTGGCGGCATCGGCGCTCTCCGCACCATGGTATCGCATCTTTTGGAAGGCGCTCGCTATATAGAAACGCGGCTGCTCCAGTTTCCGGTGGCCTACCGCACCGCCCTGCTGCTGGCAGTGGCCGGGGCGGTCGCCGCAGCGCTGTGGAGATTCTGGCGGCAAAGCAAGGCGGCCCCTGTCCGGAAACTGTTGGGATGTCTTCTGCTGCTGGCGGCACCGTTTGCCGTCCTGTTGGCCAGTTATCTGCCGCTGACCGCGCTGCAGAGCGTACCTTTTGCGCCGCGGCTCCTTCTTGCCGCCGGCGGGGCGATGCTGTTCATCGGTCTGCTGTGGCTGCGGGCGCTGCCCCACCGCCGGGCGGTGGCCGGGGTACTGCTGGGGGCCTGTCTGTTCTGCCAGTTCTGCTATGGTTACGCCTATGGCAATGCGCTGAAATGTCAGAAGGACTATGAGGTCTATCTGGTGACCCAGATCGCCCATGACTGTGAGACCATCAACAGCGCAGAGACGTACGATCAGCTGAGCTTTATGGGGGACCCGCCGAGCCCGCGCCAAATGCAGCAGTTCACCAATATGTATCCGCTTTTCGGGGAGCTGATTCTGCCGTATTTCAACAACAGCAACTGGATCGGCGGTGCCTGGGTCTACCACTACCTGCAGCATGGATTGAAGATCGTGGATCTCACCGATGCCGACAAGGCGGCCTGCACCGACGAAAACCGGCTGCTGCAAAATTCCCTCTATGATTGCTACCGGTCGGGAAACAAGATCCTGATTTCTTTCCGCTGA
- a CDS encoding S1C family serine protease — MSNEFDYSGLYNHTTGEGTPQGTPPADQNHTENTQAAQSSYPNVGSSGMNTANTAQTDYSTPNSAPQQNSGYTGATGSTGSNGYTSSFSGGSNGGYNGYSYASAPQQPPKKQKKHHPVLLRVLAGVGVVVLGFGSGFGGAIVANRTGLTGNQVVVQQVQRDTSDATNANSTDGTTMSVQQIASVVSPSVVAITTEQMSGSQTWFGGYYVQSGAGSGVIISQDGYILTCAHVVSGATSVKVELSTGDSYDATIVGSDSTSDIAVIKIDATGLTPAVIGNSDALAVGETVVAVGNPLGTLSNSVTDGIISALNREVTVEDNDMTLLQTDASISPGNSGGGLFNGNGELIGVVNAKSSYSEAEGIGFAIPINSAMDIANQLIENGSVARPALGVKIYDVQDANTAQQLGVSSTGVYVVEVTAGSGAEAAGVKAGDRIIAVDDTAVSSSNNVKSYLADKNVGDTVNLQVERDGKVLTLAVTLGSSTQ, encoded by the coding sequence ATGAGCAACGAGTTTGATTACTCCGGCCTTTATAATCATACAACGGGCGAGGGTACCCCCCAGGGCACCCCCCCGGCAGACCAGAACCACACCGAAAACACCCAGGCTGCCCAGAGCAGCTATCCCAATGTGGGCAGCAGCGGCATGAACACCGCCAACACCGCCCAGACCGATTACTCCACCCCCAACTCCGCTCCGCAGCAGAACAGCGGCTACACCGGCGCCACCGGTTCCACCGGTTCGAACGGCTACACCAGCAGCTTCAGCGGCGGCAGCAACGGCGGGTACAACGGCTACAGCTACGCCAGCGCCCCCCAGCAGCCCCCCAAGAAGCAGAAAAAGCACCATCCGGTGCTGCTGCGTGTCCTGGCCGGCGTGGGCGTCGTGGTGCTGGGCTTCGGCAGCGGCTTCGGCGGCGCCATTGTGGCCAACCGCACCGGCCTGACCGGCAACCAGGTGGTTGTCCAGCAGGTCCAGCGTGATACCTCCGACGCCACCAACGCCAACAGCACCGACGGCACCACCATGAGCGTCCAGCAGATCGCATCGGTGGTCTCGCCCAGCGTGGTGGCCATCACCACCGAGCAGATGAGCGGCTCCCAGACCTGGTTCGGCGGCTACTATGTGCAGAGCGGCGCCGGTTCCGGCGTCATCATCAGCCAGGATGGCTACATTCTGACCTGCGCCCATGTGGTCAGCGGCGCCACCAGTGTCAAGGTGGAACTGAGCACCGGCGACAGCTATGACGCTACCATCGTGGGCTCCGACTCCACCTCCGACATCGCGGTCATCAAGATCGACGCCACCGGCCTGACCCCGGCGGTCATCGGCAACAGCGACGCCCTGGCCGTGGGTGAGACGGTGGTGGCCGTGGGCAACCCCCTGGGCACCCTCTCCAACAGCGTGACGGACGGTATCATCAGCGCCCTGAACCGGGAAGTCACCGTGGAAGACAATGACATGACCCTGCTCCAGACCGATGCGTCCATCAGCCCGGGCAACTCGGGCGGCGGCCTCTTCAACGGCAACGGCGAACTCATCGGCGTGGTCAACGCCAAGAGCAGCTACTCCGAGGCCGAGGGTATCGGCTTCGCCATCCCCATCAACTCCGCTATGGACATCGCCAACCAGCTCATCGAGAACGGTTCGGTGGCCCGTCCGGCCCTGGGCGTCAAGATCTATGACGTACAGGACGCCAACACTGCCCAGCAGCTGGGTGTCAGCAGCACCGGCGTCTATGTGGTGGAAGTCACCGCGGGCAGCGGTGCCGAAGCCGCCGGCGTCAAGGCAGGCGACCGCATCATCGCCGTGGACGATACGGCGGTCAGCTCCTCCAACAACGTGAAGAGCTACCTGGCCGACAAGAATGTGGGTGACACCGTCAACCTGCAGGTGGAGCGGGACGGCAAGGTCCTGACCCTGGCCGTCACCCTGGGCAGCAGCACCCAGTAA
- the pckA gene encoding phosphoenolpyruvate carboxykinase (ATP) codes for MAKLDLTKYGISGTTEIVYNPSYDELFAEETKPGLEGYEKGQVSELGAVNVMTGIYTGRSPKDKFIVMDENSKDTVWWTSEGYKNDNKPASKEAWDACKKLAVNELSNKRLFVVDAFCGANKDTRMAIRFIMEVAWQAHFVTNMFIKPTAEELENFEPDFVVYNASKAKVENYKELGLNSETAVVFNITSREQVILNTWYGGEMKKGMFSMMNYFLPLKGIASMHCSANTDMNGENTAIFFGLSGTGKTTLSTDPKRLLIGDDEHGWDDNGVFNFEGGCYAKVINLDKDSEPDIYNAIKRNALLENVTLDENGKIDFNDKSVTENTRVSYPIDHIEKIVRPVSAAPAAKNVIFLSADAFGVLPPVSILTPEQTEYYFLSGFTAKLAGTERGITEPTPTFSACFGQAFLELHPTKYAEELVKKMKVSGAKAYLVNTGWNGTGKRISIKDTRGIIDAILDGSIKTAPTKTIPYFNFEVPTELPGVDPKILDPRDTYADASQWEEKAKDLASRFQKNFVKYESNEAGKALVAAGPQL; via the coding sequence ATGGCAAAGCTGGATCTTACCAAGTACGGCATCAGCGGCACGACCGAGATCGTGTACAACCCCTCTTATGACGAACTCTTCGCCGAGGAGACCAAGCCCGGTCTGGAAGGCTACGAAAAGGGCCAGGTCAGCGAACTGGGTGCGGTCAACGTCATGACCGGCATCTACACCGGCCGTTCCCCCAAGGATAAGTTCATCGTCATGGACGAGAACTCCAAGGACACCGTGTGGTGGACTTCCGAGGGCTACAAGAACGACAACAAGCCCGCTTCCAAGGAAGCCTGGGATGCCTGCAAGAAGCTGGCCGTGAACGAGCTGTCCAACAAGCGCCTGTTCGTGGTGGATGCCTTCTGCGGCGCCAACAAGGATACCCGCATGGCCATCCGCTTCATCATGGAAGTGGCCTGGCAGGCACACTTCGTGACCAACATGTTCATCAAGCCCACCGCCGAGGAGCTGGAGAACTTCGAGCCCGACTTCGTGGTCTACAACGCTTCCAAGGCCAAGGTGGAGAACTACAAGGAACTGGGCCTCAACTCCGAGACCGCGGTCGTCTTCAACATCACCAGCCGTGAGCAGGTCATCCTGAACACCTGGTACGGCGGCGAGATGAAGAAGGGCATGTTCTCCATGATGAACTACTTCCTGCCGCTGAAGGGCATTGCCTCCATGCACTGCTCCGCCAACACCGATATGAACGGCGAGAACACCGCCATCTTCTTCGGCCTGTCCGGCACCGGCAAGACCACCCTGTCCACCGACCCGAAGCGCCTGCTCATCGGCGATGACGAGCACGGCTGGGACGACAACGGCGTCTTCAACTTCGAGGGCGGCTGCTACGCCAAGGTCATCAACCTGGACAAGGATTCCGAGCCCGACATCTACAACGCCATCAAGCGCAACGCCCTGCTGGAGAACGTCACCCTGGACGAGAACGGCAAGATCGACTTCAACGACAAGAGCGTGACCGAGAACACCCGTGTGTCCTACCCCATCGATCACATCGAGAAGATCGTCCGTCCCGTCTCCGCGGCTCCCGCTGCCAAGAACGTCATCTTCCTGTCTGCGGACGCCTTCGGCGTGCTGCCCCCGGTCTCCATCCTGACTCCGGAGCAGACCGAGTACTACTTCCTGTCCGGCTTCACCGCCAAGCTGGCCGGCACCGAGCGCGGCATCACCGAGCCCACTCCCACCTTCTCCGCCTGCTTCGGCCAGGCCTTCCTGGAACTGCATCCCACCAAGTATGCTGAGGAGCTGGTCAAGAAGATGAAGGTCAGCGGCGCCAAGGCCTACCTGGTCAACACCGGCTGGAACGGCACCGGCAAGCGCATCTCCATCAAGGATACCCGCGGCATCATCGACGCCATCCTGGATGGCTCCATCAAGACCGCGCCCACCAAGACCATCCCCTACTTCAACTTCGAAGTGCCCACCGAGCTGCCCGGCGTCGATCCGAAGATCCTCGATCCTCGCGACACTTACGCCGATGCTTCCCAGTGGGAGGAGAAGGCCAAGGATCTGGCTTCCCGCTTCCAGAAGAACTTCGTCAAGTACGAGAGCAACGAGGCCGGCAAGGCTCTGGTTGCCGCCGGTCCCCAGCTGTAA
- a CDS encoding bifunctional GNAT family N-acetyltransferase/class I SAM-dependent methyltransferase: MQIRREGPVYTLYKEKTPIGTARLEQGAVRVEIDPAWRRRGYGSYLLKELLRHNGGLDPKAETRFTAPLPADDAARALAEKFDFRPDGTRLVRRRVPDLSAVGLCHEFLTAHLAPGGFCIDATCGNGHDTEFLCRLAGPQGRVLALDIQPRAVEATNARLAAAGLDGIGRAVQADHARLGELAAPGSADCVLFNFGWLPGADHEVHSTAAGSIPALQAALKLLKPRGILAAVLYSGQVIGDSEKQAALAFFRSLPLTQYTVLVCDFANWADTAPLPCFILKR, from the coding sequence ATGCAGATTCGCCGCGAAGGTCCGGTATATACGCTGTACAAAGAGAAAACACCCATCGGCACGGCGCGGCTGGAACAGGGCGCCGTCCGGGTGGAGATCGACCCGGCCTGGCGCCGCCGGGGCTACGGCAGTTACCTGTTAAAAGAGCTGCTGCGGCACAACGGCGGCCTGGACCCCAAGGCGGAGACCCGGTTCACCGCCCCCCTGCCTGCCGACGACGCCGCCCGGGCACTGGCGGAAAAGTTTGATTTCCGCCCCGACGGCACCCGGCTGGTCCGCCGGCGGGTGCCCGACCTGTCGGCGGTGGGACTCTGCCATGAATTCCTCACTGCCCACCTGGCGCCGGGGGGATTCTGCATCGACGCCACCTGCGGCAACGGCCATGATACCGAATTTCTCTGCCGTCTGGCGGGGCCGCAGGGCAGGGTCCTGGCCCTGGACATCCAGCCCAGGGCCGTGGAGGCCACCAACGCCCGGCTGGCGGCGGCCGGGCTGGACGGCATCGGCCGGGCCGTACAGGCCGACCATGCCCGGCTGGGGGAGCTGGCCGCGCCCGGCAGCGCCGACTGTGTGCTCTTCAACTTCGGGTGGCTGCCGGGGGCGGACCACGAGGTGCACTCCACGGCGGCGGGCAGCATCCCGGCGCTGCAGGCGGCGCTGAAGCTGCTCAAGCCCCGGGGCATCCTGGCCGCCGTGCTCTACAGCGGGCAGGTCATCGGGGACAGCGAAAAGCAGGCCGCCCTGGCCTTTTTCCGTTCCCTGCCGCTGACCCAGTACACCGTGCTGGTCTGCGACTTTGCCAACTGGGCCGACACCGCGCCGCTGCCCTGTTTCATCCTGAAACGCTGA
- a CDS encoding ABC transporter ATP-binding protein — protein sequence MKTVLQQLKQYKRAAWTCIGFTALEVVMEILLPFVTARIIDDGLEAANLGVVYRYGALMIAMALVSLACGALAGKAAASASSGLAANLRESIYAKIQTFSFSNIDKFSVPGLVTRMTTDITNVQNAFMMVIRVAVRSPLTLVFSYAMCLYISPRLSAMFLIAVVFLVLVIGSIMVVTLRIFNEVFQKYDDLNASVQENISAIRVVKAFVRESYENDKFSKASRNLYRLFVKAESLLAFNNPAMMVAVYFCIISVSWLGAQYIVGGSMTTGDLTSLFSYIMALLMSLMMLSMVVVMISMSLASIHRISEVLNETPDLADPADPVTDVPDGRIDFDHVNFSYKHGSGKNALTDIDLHIRSGETIGVIGGTGSGKSSLVNLICRLYDVDSGTVKVGGVDVRRYDMEVLRNQVSVVLQKNTLFSGSILDNLRWGNPDATDEECIAACKAACADEFIDRMPDGYHTRIERGGANVSGGQKQRLCIARALLKKPKVLILDDSTSAVDTATDAKIRAAFEKTIPGTTKIIIAQRISSVQNADRILVLDGGRIDAFDTHENLLKTNAIYQEIYESQVKGGGDFDQPA from the coding sequence GTGAAGACTGTACTGCAGCAACTCAAGCAATACAAACGGGCGGCGTGGACCTGCATCGGGTTCACGGCGCTGGAGGTTGTGATGGAGATCCTGCTCCCCTTCGTCACGGCCCGTATCATCGATGACGGTCTGGAGGCCGCCAATCTGGGGGTAGTCTACCGCTACGGCGCCCTGATGATCGCCATGGCTCTGGTGAGCCTGGCCTGCGGCGCCCTGGCCGGCAAGGCGGCGGCTTCGGCCTCCTCGGGTCTGGCCGCCAACCTGCGGGAGAGCATCTACGCCAAGATCCAGACCTTCTCCTTTTCCAACATCGACAAATTCAGCGTGCCGGGCCTGGTCACCCGTATGACCACCGACATCACCAACGTCCAGAACGCCTTCATGATGGTCATCCGCGTGGCGGTGCGCAGCCCCCTGACCCTGGTGTTCAGCTACGCCATGTGCCTGTACATCAGCCCCCGGCTCAGCGCCATGTTCCTCATCGCGGTGGTCTTCCTGGTGCTGGTCATCGGCAGCATCATGGTGGTGACGCTGCGCATCTTCAACGAGGTCTTCCAGAAATACGACGACCTGAACGCCAGCGTCCAGGAGAACATCTCCGCCATCCGGGTGGTCAAGGCCTTCGTCCGGGAATCCTATGAGAACGACAAATTCAGCAAGGCTTCCCGCAACCTCTACCGCCTCTTCGTCAAGGCCGAGAGCCTGCTGGCCTTCAACAACCCGGCCATGATGGTGGCGGTCTACTTCTGCATCATCTCGGTGTCCTGGCTGGGTGCCCAGTACATCGTGGGCGGCAGCATGACCACCGGCGACCTGACCAGCCTGTTCAGCTACATCATGGCCCTGCTCATGAGCCTGATGATGCTCTCCATGGTGGTGGTCATGATCAGCATGTCCCTGGCCAGCATCCACCGTATCAGCGAGGTCCTCAACGAGACCCCCGACCTGGCCGATCCCGCCGATCCCGTCACCGACGTGCCGGACGGCCGCATCGACTTTGACCATGTGAACTTCTCCTACAAGCACGGCAGCGGCAAGAACGCCCTCACCGACATCGATCTGCACATCCGTTCCGGCGAGACCATCGGCGTCATCGGCGGCACCGGCTCGGGCAAGTCCAGCCTGGTCAACCTGATCTGCCGCCTCTACGACGTGGACAGCGGCACCGTGAAGGTGGGCGGCGTGGACGTGCGCCGCTACGACATGGAGGTGCTGCGCAACCAGGTGTCGGTGGTGCTGCAGAAGAACACCCTCTTCTCCGGCTCCATTCTGGACAATCTGCGCTGGGGCAACCCCGACGCCACCGACGAGGAGTGCATCGCCGCCTGCAAGGCGGCCTGTGCCGATGAGTTCATCGACCGCATGCCGGACGGCTACCACACCCGCATCGAGCGGGGCGGCGCCAATGTGTCGGGCGGCCAGAAGCAGCGCCTCTGCATCGCCCGGGCCCTGCTGAAGAAGCCCAAGGTGCTGATTCTGGACGACTCCACCTCCGCCGTGGACACCGCCACCGACGCCAAGATCCGGGCGGCCTTTGAAAAGACCATTCCCGGCACCACCAAGATCATCATCGCCCAGCGCATTTCCAGCGTGCAGAATGCCGACCGCATCCTGGTGCTGGACGGCGGGCGCATCGACGCCTTCGATACCCACGAAAACCTGCTGAAGACCAACGCCATCTACCAGGAGATCTACGAGTCCCAGGTCAAGGGCGGCGGCGACTTCGACCAGCCCGCCTGA
- a CDS encoding ATP-dependent helicase, whose amino-acid sequence MEEQQFFQEHMASFNDQQRAAVTAVDGPVLLLAVPGSGKTTVLVTRLGYMVQCRGIPPESILTMTYTVAATREMRTRFAARFGAELAERLPFRTINGVSAVILQYYSRRYHRQQPQLMTNEGELTRLLTQLYQQVAEDYPTDSTLKELRTAITYIKNMALDEEGIAALETDLPDLPALYHRYQAELKRRGWMDYDDQMVFALQILKAVPAVLGYFQDRYRYLCVDESQDTSKIQHEIIALLAGRSRNLFMVGDEDQSIYGFRAAYPQALMEFEKVWPGARVLLMEHNYRSGTEIVDAANHFVARNRYRRPKVMRATCGDQGPLEIVKITKREEQFTWLFERVRRGEKLAVLFRNNESALPLIDLCERHSLAYRFPRSDLTFFTDKIVLDVADLLQLARHPADSTLFMKLYYKFGLPIARRQAVYACGASGRSGRPILDELRRCPDLSRRVREGLEDVVAAMHRLPGLTAAEAIAALRDEAGYGAYLEQKRMDSGKLSILGLLAEQEPTPDRLLARLGELRELLADRQDPAEAMLTLSTIHSSKGLEYDSVVLLDVFDGILPAQLEICCRTQEDTRRYEEDRRLYYVGMTRARRRLVLFDCPALPSVFTQEVLFNLPEARAERERLAAQAARLQTKAPAPLPAVTTAPAPKLPPVDLGALSRVGAAVKHGVFGLGTVTEVNGRFLTIRFMDGRERRLDGPTVAEHHLLEPVQEP is encoded by the coding sequence GTGGAGGAGCAGCAGTTTTTCCAAGAGCATATGGCGTCCTTCAACGACCAGCAGCGGGCGGCGGTGACCGCCGTGGACGGTCCGGTGCTGCTGCTGGCGGTGCCGGGCAGCGGCAAGACCACCGTGCTGGTGACCCGGCTGGGCTACATGGTGCAGTGCCGGGGCATCCCGCCGGAGTCCATCCTGACCATGACCTACACGGTGGCCGCCACCCGGGAGATGCGCACCCGGTTTGCGGCCCGGTTCGGGGCGGAGCTGGCGGAGCGGCTGCCCTTCCGCACCATCAACGGGGTGTCGGCGGTGATCTTGCAGTATTACAGCCGCCGCTACCACCGGCAGCAGCCCCAGCTCATGACCAACGAGGGGGAACTGACCCGTCTGCTCACCCAGCTCTACCAGCAGGTGGCGGAGGACTACCCCACCGACAGCACCCTCAAGGAGCTGCGCACCGCCATCACCTACATCAAGAACATGGCCCTGGACGAGGAGGGCATCGCGGCCCTGGAGACCGACCTGCCCGATCTGCCCGCCCTCTACCACCGCTACCAGGCGGAGCTGAAGCGCCGGGGCTGGATGGACTACGACGACCAGATGGTCTTTGCCTTGCAGATCCTCAAAGCTGTGCCGGCGGTGCTGGGGTATTTTCAGGACCGGTACCGCTATCTCTGTGTGGACGAATCCCAGGACACTTCCAAGATCCAGCACGAGATCATCGCCCTGCTGGCGGGGCGCTCCCGCAATCTCTTTATGGTGGGGGACGAGGACCAGAGCATCTACGGTTTCCGGGCGGCCTATCCCCAGGCGCTGATGGAGTTTGAGAAGGTGTGGCCGGGCGCCCGGGTGCTGCTGATGGAGCACAACTACCGCTCAGGGACTGAGATCGTGGATGCCGCCAACCACTTTGTGGCGCGCAACCGGTACCGCCGTCCCAAGGTCATGCGGGCCACCTGCGGCGACCAGGGTCCGCTGGAGATCGTAAAGATCACAAAACGGGAGGAACAGTTCACCTGGCTGTTTGAGCGGGTGCGCCGGGGGGAGAAACTGGCGGTGCTCTTCCGCAACAACGAGAGCGCCCTGCCCCTCATTGACCTCTGCGAGCGGCACAGCCTGGCCTACCGGTTCCCCCGCAGCGACCTGACCTTTTTTACCGACAAGATCGTGCTGGACGTGGCGGATCTGCTGCAGCTGGCCCGGCATCCCGCCGACAGCACGCTGTTCATGAAACTCTACTACAAATTCGGGCTGCCCATCGCCCGGCGGCAGGCGGTCTATGCCTGCGGGGCCAGCGGCCGCAGCGGACGGCCCATCCTGGACGAACTGCGGCGCTGTCCCGATCTGAGCCGCCGGGTGCGGGAGGGGCTGGAGGATGTGGTGGCCGCCATGCACCGGCTGCCGGGCCTCACCGCCGCCGAAGCCATCGCCGCCCTGCGGGATGAGGCAGGCTACGGCGCCTACCTGGAGCAGAAACGGATGGACAGCGGCAAACTGTCCATACTGGGATTGCTGGCAGAGCAGGAGCCCACCCCCGACCGGCTGCTGGCCCGGCTGGGAGAACTGCGAGAGCTGCTGGCTGACCGGCAGGACCCCGCCGAAGCGATGCTGACCCTCTCCACCATCCATTCCAGCAAGGGTCTGGAGTATGACAGCGTGGTACTGCTGGATGTGTTTGACGGCATCCTGCCTGCCCAGCTGGAGATCTGCTGCCGCACCCAGGAGGACACCCGCCGCTACGAGGAGGACCGGCGGCTCTACTATGTGGGGATGACCCGGGCCAGGCGGCGGCTGGTACTCTTTGACTGCCCGGCGCTGCCCTCGGTGTTCACCCAGGAGGTGCTCTTCAACCTGCCGGAAGCCCGGGCCGAGCGGGAGCGTCTGGCCGCCCAGGCCGCCCGCCTGCAGACCAAGGCCCCGGCCCCTCTGCCCGCCGTCACCACCGCACCGGCGCCCAAGCTGCCGCCGGTGGATCTGGGGGCACTGTCCCGGGTGGGGGCCGCCGTAAAACACGGGGTGTTCGGGCTGGGCACCGTCACCGAGGTGAACGGCCGTTTTCTGACCATCCGCTTCATGGACGGCCGGGAGCGCCGCCTGGACGGTCCCACGGTGGCCGAGCATCACCTGCTGGAACCGGTACAGGAGCCATAA
- a CDS encoding LysR family transcriptional regulator: MNTQQLLCFVCVADRLNFTKAAEELFLSPPTVTHHIQTLEAELGTALLIRNSKMVRLTEAGRGFYNDAKEILAKIEIAQKKLHDAAHTAVRLFHIGCTSSTELQYLKPPLRALGQRYPGFNPIVHLQDYFSLKNMFEAEQLDVMLCTRNMIRKLPGCEFHPVAEALLYAVLPADSPLAQKGELHYADLQDQRILTLHPKMVPFEGGGRLRDWIIDHGLNHMDIHCESDRSGILLAECGYGVALFPEFYTQELPDTLVRRPFEPGGGTLTFGVACRKQGKDDYVKEFLAAFPLQKA, from the coding sequence ATGAATACCCAGCAGCTGCTGTGCTTTGTCTGTGTGGCAGACCGGCTCAACTTCACCAAGGCGGCGGAGGAACTGTTCCTGTCGCCGCCCACGGTGACCCATCACATCCAGACGCTGGAGGCGGAGCTGGGCACGGCGCTGCTCATCCGCAACTCCAAGATGGTGCGGCTGACCGAGGCGGGCCGGGGCTTTTACAACGACGCCAAGGAGATCCTGGCCAAGATCGAGATCGCCCAGAAAAAGCTCCACGACGCCGCCCATACGGCGGTGCGGCTGTTCCATATCGGGTGCACCAGCAGCACCGAGCTGCAGTACCTCAAGCCGCCCCTGCGGGCGCTGGGGCAGCGGTATCCTGGGTTCAACCCCATCGTGCACCTGCAGGACTATTTCAGTCTGAAAAATATGTTCGAGGCCGAGCAGCTGGATGTCATGCTCTGCACCCGCAACATGATCCGCAAGCTGCCGGGCTGTGAGTTCCACCCGGTGGCCGAAGCGCTGCTCTACGCCGTGCTGCCGGCGGATTCGCCCCTGGCGCAGAAGGGGGAACTGCACTATGCCGACCTGCAGGACCAGCGGATCCTGACGCTCCATCCCAAGATGGTGCCCTTTGAGGGCGGCGGCCGCCTGCGGGACTGGATCATCGACCATGGCCTCAACCATATGGACATCCACTGCGAGAGCGACCGTTCGGGCATCCTGCTGGCGGAGTGCGGCTACGGCGTGGCCCTCTTCCCGGAGTTCTACACCCAGGAACTGCCCGACACACTGGTCCGCCGTCCCTTCGAGCCGGGGGGCGGCACGCTGACCTTCGGGGTGGCCTGCCGCAAGCAGGGCAAGGACGACTATGTGAAGGAATTCCTGGCGGCCTTCCCGCTGCAGAAAGCATAA